The Rhodospirillales bacterium genome contains the following window.
GCTGTGCATCCGGTTGAACGCCTCTGTCAACATGGATTGCGCCAGCATCACCTCACGGTCCCCGGCCGAATCTGCGAACAACGGCACCGGCATCAGATAGGCGTCCGCGCCCGTTTTCTGCGCCAGCCGGTGGATCACATCGTAAGGGTTGGCCGCGAGAGATCGGGTCAACCCGCCCAACAGCGATACGAACACCTTTTCGGTCTTCGGCGTACGCCCAAGCTGTTCGACCATGGCTGCGATGGTACGGCCATGGGCAACGCCGATGACATCATGCGCTTTGCTGGTGATGGCCTGGGTGAGCCAGTCTCCGCCGGCAGCACCGAGGCTCTTCAAAGGAAGCGGACCCCGTTCCGGCAGATCCATCGCCACCCTGCACAGAGAAAGCTCATAGGTTTCGGCGATCTTGTTTTCCATCTCCAGACAGGTCGCGGATGTCGCATTGACCACAATCTGCACAATTCCGCTCGCCTGCGCCTTCGAGATTGCCCGATGCGCCCGCGTTGTCGACATGCCGAGCCGCGCCGCCACTTCGCCTTGAGCCAGACCACCGACAAAATGCAGCCACGCAGCACGCTCAACGAGATCGTCGTCTTCAGTCTGGCGTGTGGTCGGTCTGCCTTTGGCCATGTCTGCGGTGCCAATATTGCACTATTTTTCGGATGCGGGATTTTTTGCACGGTTTGGATTTTCTGTCAACTTCTGCTGGTGCCGGGCTCTCTCACCGATCTTCTCGAGGTGCCCCAGGCGCTCGGTATCGTCGACCAGATTGCCGCTCTCTAAAGTGGCCGGTTTCGACGTGGAAGGTAGTCGACCTCAACACGGAGGCCACGATCGCCCAATCGGCCGAGGCCATCGCGGCCGTGGTGCGGTCGGACGCACGACCGATCTGTATCAGGTCCGGCTCAATGTGCGCGACGCCTATCTGGACGAAACGCCGAGGCGATCGTCGAGATCGTCGACGAGGTTCCCATGCTTTCGGTCGCCGGACGTATAGAGAGCAACGGGCGGCCGTCCAAGCACGATGTTATGGCCGACTGGATGAACGGCGAGGGCATTCCCAACGACGGCACGGTGCTGACCTGGTCGTCGGTTCCGCCGGGCAGCCGCTAAATCGTGCACGATGGCTTCAACCGCACAGGTCCCGCCTCGACCACATGCTCGCCTGCGACATCGATCGTGAGACCCTGACCAAGGTGCTGATCGTCCTTGAGCTTGAAGACTGATTGCCAGGCAAGAACACGCTTGTCACAGTGCTGCTTTGGAGATGT
Protein-coding sequences here:
- a CDS encoding sugar-binding transcriptional regulator gives rise to the protein MAKGRPTTRQTEDDDLVERAAWLHFVGGLAQGEVAARLGMSTTRAHRAISKAQASGIVQIVVNATSATCLEMENKIAETYELSLCRVAMDLPERGPLPLKSLGAAGGDWLTQAITSKAHDVIGVAHGRTIAAMVEQLGRTPKTEKVFVSLLGGLTRSLAANPYDVIHRLAQKTGADAYLMPVPLFADSAGDREVMLAQSMLTEAFNRMHSATLAVVGIGDLSTSIGASMAGTQGFNVGQSLRQSGAAAEILGQFIDENGAKIATPLDGRTMALDLCDLKGRDVVAVAGGNGKVSAIRAALRSGILTGLIIDEATARILVEGLEGKDAVAADQLRALGGQGNA